One Kangiella geojedonensis DNA segment encodes these proteins:
- a CDS encoding ABC transporter ATP-binding protein, which translates to MIQVNSLNKRFGNIHAVKDVSLEIHPGQIFGLLGPNGAGKSTSISMMTGLIEADSGSVSLSGLNPQSKEARYKIGLIPQSIALYEELTATDNLSFFASLYDIPKGDLASRMDWALDFVGLKDRAGDRVSGFSGGMKRRLNLAASLLHDPDFIFMDEPTAGVDPQSRNKLFDNVLELKELGKTIIYTTHYMEEAQKLCDQVGIIDHGQLLALGTVSELLNQHGGETQISISSDQGVKEFKSSDVSNDLIQALQASNKVHDISVNRPDLEAVFLNLTGRQLRD; encoded by the coding sequence ATGATTCAAGTAAATTCTTTAAATAAACGGTTTGGAAATATTCATGCCGTCAAAGATGTATCACTAGAAATACATCCTGGACAAATATTCGGTTTATTGGGGCCTAATGGCGCAGGAAAAAGTACTAGCATTTCTATGATGACAGGATTGATTGAAGCTGATTCAGGTTCGGTTAGTTTGTCCGGGTTAAACCCTCAGTCAAAAGAGGCACGCTATAAAATCGGTCTTATCCCGCAAAGTATTGCTTTGTATGAAGAACTGACAGCTACTGATAACTTATCGTTTTTTGCTTCGCTTTACGATATCCCTAAAGGTGATTTAGCGTCCAGAATGGACTGGGCTTTAGACTTTGTTGGGTTAAAAGACAGGGCAGGTGATCGAGTTTCTGGCTTTTCAGGAGGCATGAAGCGTCGTTTAAACTTAGCAGCTTCGTTGTTGCATGATCCTGATTTTATCTTTATGGACGAGCCAACGGCGGGTGTTGATCCTCAGTCGCGTAATAAGTTGTTTGATAATGTTTTGGAATTGAAAGAGCTGGGTAAGACCATTATCTACACTACTCACTACATGGAAGAAGCGCAAAAGCTGTGTGACCAGGTTGGGATTATTGACCATGGGCAGTTATTGGCATTAGGAACTGTCAGTGAGCTGTTGAATCAGCATGGTGGAGAGACGCAGATTAGCATTAGCTCAGATCAAGGTGTTAAAGAATTTAAGTCTAGCGATGTTTCCAATGACCTCATCCAAGCGCTACAGGCAAGCAATAAAGTGCACGATATTTCTGTGAATAGGCCGGATCTTGAAGCAGTATTTTTGAACTTAACCGGCCGTCAACTAAGGGACTAA
- a CDS encoding ABC transporter permease — MKKIVALMKKDIKLLFRDKMAVFFTFVFPLVFAFIFGSIFSGDGGGSKALKVAVVDLDQTEQSQQFVKSIDDADEFTVTLTTEDKAKDLVRRGKRVAYFILPEGFGEDYQGVFSGSPPEILVGIDPSRTAEAGYLEGSLMKLGINRFEQAFSDPSAMIEQLDTSMAEIQQSDGIPAEWKSLLGDYLPKMKQLTEQELGGDSEFTFGGDGEANPMMPLKVTKQEEVVQRAGPQNAFAITIPQGVIWAIMGCVIGFAISLVQEKTLGTMNRLIVAPISRTQIVAGKALGCFTAQIAVVALLFLVAYFILGVRFNFPKLVLAAVASGVCFVGLMMFFASLAKTERSVAGITNAFLLMMGMVGGAMIPLFIMPGWMQAISNFSPVKWAIVAFEGAIWRNFSYAEMMTPVLILIAIGVVAFILGTRMVKLEEA, encoded by the coding sequence ATGAAAAAAATTGTAGCTTTGATGAAAAAAGATATTAAGTTGTTATTTCGGGACAAGATGGCGGTGTTCTTCACCTTTGTATTCCCTCTAGTGTTTGCTTTTATATTTGGTTCGATATTCTCTGGCGATGGTGGTGGTTCAAAAGCCTTGAAAGTTGCTGTGGTTGATTTGGATCAAACCGAGCAATCTCAGCAGTTTGTGAAAAGCATTGATGATGCGGATGAGTTTACGGTTACCTTGACCACTGAAGATAAAGCTAAAGATTTAGTCCGTCGTGGCAAGCGTGTGGCTTATTTTATTTTGCCCGAAGGGTTTGGAGAAGATTACCAAGGCGTCTTTTCTGGTAGCCCTCCTGAGATTCTCGTCGGCATTGATCCTTCGCGAACCGCTGAAGCTGGTTACCTCGAAGGTTCTTTGATGAAACTTGGTATTAATCGTTTTGAACAAGCATTTTCTGATCCCTCTGCAATGATTGAGCAGTTAGATACTTCAATGGCTGAAATTCAACAAAGTGATGGCATCCCTGCTGAGTGGAAGTCTTTGCTGGGGGATTACCTGCCTAAAATGAAGCAACTGACTGAGCAAGAGTTAGGGGGTGATTCAGAGTTTACCTTTGGTGGGGATGGTGAAGCTAATCCGATGATGCCATTAAAAGTTACTAAGCAGGAAGAGGTGGTTCAGCGAGCGGGGCCACAGAACGCTTTTGCCATTACAATTCCACAGGGTGTTATCTGGGCTATCATGGGGTGTGTTATCGGTTTTGCGATAAGTCTCGTTCAAGAAAAAACATTAGGTACTATGAATCGTTTAATCGTTGCGCCAATTAGTCGTACACAAATAGTCGCGGGCAAAGCTCTGGGTTGTTTCACGGCACAAATAGCTGTGGTGGCGTTATTATTCCTAGTCGCATACTTTATTCTAGGCGTTCGCTTTAACTTCCCTAAGTTAGTGTTAGCTGCTGTGGCTTCTGGTGTGTGTTTTGTTGGCTTGATGATGTTCTTTGCATCACTAGCTAAAACAGAACGTTCCGTTGCCGGTATCACCAACGCATTTTTACTCATGATGGGTATGGTCGGTGGAGCCATGATTCCATTGTTTATAATGCCAGGTTGGATGCAGGCCATCAGTAATTTTAGCCCGGTTAAGTGGGCGATTGTTGCTTTTGAAGGAGCGATTTGGCGTAACTTTAGTTATGCAGAAATGATGACGCCAGTATTAATTTTAATCGCAATCGGTGTGGTCGCTTTTATTTTAGGAACGCGCATGGTAAAACTTGAGGAAGCCTAA
- a CDS encoding SlyX family protein: protein MSTLDSLQHQIDELQTKLAFQDDTIEQLNRIVSKQDEIIRLMQAKFSLIGDKIQTIESNLPNKAFNPDDEVPPHY from the coding sequence ATGAGTACACTAGATTCCTTACAACATCAAATAGATGAGCTTCAAACGAAGCTCGCCTTTCAAGACGATACGATCGAACAACTTAATCGTATCGTCTCCAAGCAAGACGAGATCATACGCCTTATGCAGGCCAAGTTTTCTCTTATTGGCGATAAGATTCAAACGATTGAATCTAATCTGCCTAATAAGGCATTCAATCCAGATGACGAGGTGCCACCACATTATTAG
- a CDS encoding class II fumarate hydratase, which translates to MGEVKVPQDALYAAQTQRAVDNFNISSLTLPLEFIQQIITIKQTAAETNLELGQLPKTKAQAIIKATEKLFKSGLINATHFPVDVFQTGSGTSTNMNVNEVVAHIASSTRTTIHPNDDVNMGQSSNDVIPTAISMMATEQLIKHLIPAVESLIETIKAKGRTLKSVLKTGRTHLMDAMPLSMEQELSGWAYQIQLTLKNLKNIISQVSELAQGGTAIGTGINSSPKFKSLFVEKLKNKTGLPYKKAGNAFASISGQDSSVALSGILNTLATALMKISNDLRWMNSGPVSGLGEIRLKAIQPGSSIMPGKVNPVVPEAVTMAAAQIIGNHTSITVGAQAGNFQLNVMLPMIAYNLHQSLELATNSSLHIADTIKNFEPNKELLDQLLNKNAILATALAPKVGYEKASEIVYKARKEARTILDVAVELTTMSEKELSKVLDPKKLT; encoded by the coding sequence ATGGGGGAGGTTAAAGTCCCCCAAGATGCACTTTATGCCGCACAGACCCAGCGAGCAGTCGATAATTTTAATATCAGCTCACTGACGCTCCCGCTAGAGTTTATTCAACAAATTATTACCATCAAGCAAACCGCTGCTGAAACCAACCTTGAGCTTGGTCAACTGCCTAAAACAAAAGCCCAAGCTATTATCAAAGCAACTGAAAAGCTCTTTAAGAGCGGACTAATTAACGCCACTCACTTTCCAGTTGATGTCTTCCAGACTGGCTCTGGAACGAGTACAAACATGAACGTTAATGAAGTCGTTGCTCACATTGCTTCAAGTACGCGGACAACAATACATCCAAATGATGATGTGAATATGGGGCAAAGTAGTAATGATGTGATTCCAACCGCTATTTCTATGATGGCTACTGAACAGCTGATTAAACATTTAATACCGGCTGTAGAAAGTCTGATAGAAACGATTAAAGCAAAAGGCAGAACACTCAAGTCAGTGCTTAAAACGGGGCGCACGCACTTGATGGATGCGATGCCACTGAGCATGGAGCAGGAGTTGTCGGGCTGGGCTTACCAAATTCAACTGACGCTAAAAAATCTTAAGAACATTATTTCTCAGGTGAGTGAGTTAGCGCAAGGTGGTACAGCTATTGGAACGGGTATCAATAGCAGTCCTAAATTTAAATCCCTGTTTGTTGAAAAGTTAAAAAATAAAACGGGGTTGCCCTATAAAAAAGCAGGAAATGCGTTTGCGAGTATTTCGGGTCAAGACTCGAGTGTTGCTTTATCGGGGATCTTAAATACTCTCGCTACCGCTTTGATGAAAATTAGTAATGATTTACGCTGGATGAATAGTGGCCCTGTCAGCGGTTTGGGCGAGATTCGCCTAAAGGCGATTCAGCCGGGTAGCAGTATTATGCCAGGTAAAGTTAATCCTGTGGTACCAGAAGCTGTAACGATGGCTGCTGCACAAATCATAGGTAATCATACCAGTATCACCGTTGGTGCACAGGCGGGGAACTTTCAACTTAATGTGATGTTGCCGATGATTGCGTACAACTTGCATCAGTCGCTAGAGCTGGCAACCAACTCTTCATTGCATATTGCTGATACGATCAAAAACTTCGAGCCTAATAAAGAGTTACTTGACCAGTTGTTAAATAAAAATGCAATTTTGGCAACCGCTTTAGCACCAAAGGTCGGCTACGAAAAAGCTTCAGAAATCGTGTATAAAGCAAGAAAAGAAGCAAGAACCATTTTAGATGTGGCGGTAGAGCTGACCACCATGTCAGAGAAAGAATTATCTAAAGTCTTAGACCCAAAGAAATTGACTTAA
- a CDS encoding M14 family metallopeptidase: MVKLTACMVTSALVFMSGVASAEVLNYTENTNSNNQLAIGYPVPIPVDSLTAVDGFRAYDSLHSQHQSLAITHAEVRSSVIGQTHNNRDIYVYRFGDSDNQTNDGLTEPAFLINGTIHAREWQSPEVVTELMEQLTEKKDDQSVVEYLLDNTNIIILPVMNIDGFLQTQRFPTQVTQSPGTNAGSTPGQKFSQPRDGRMRRKNMPNVDEVLSTEGDRLRGVDLNRNGTAFFGVQPGNSDPDSLIYGGVSAQSEPETQALLAAAQLGPRNRLRFYQDTHSFSRVLFVPQPNNSRRNTITNSLAAKFQSTTQAQGANYFPVIDQVGSGIPTTADYFAFTDLIPTWTLEIEPPQGFSGEPNGGAFYGGTGASHSGFIMPDSEINRTRNQLAPAQILMFYHQAGPAHVKEVRLVNSEGNDVYSATWSGGTSRSLNVATNNTLEGGESYSLYVSFNKPMRVRNTAGNIAQYTGQSVSLSPTVTITGNGGSGNFTRSINTTNSSWLNQDVDGFTFSQYHDDAFKVDFTLPTDIPVSTNTGTTDMSINISVQDLAGLELDANPATAVDWSGGAWTNYESSSGQSGITGGTDSSYNIKVSNQNLTLSEPQSSGGGGGSVPWALLVLLGLCGLRRFNPSSH; the protein is encoded by the coding sequence ATGGTTAAATTAACAGCATGCATGGTGACTTCTGCGCTAGTTTTCATGTCCGGAGTGGCTTCTGCAGAAGTATTGAATTACACCGAAAACACTAACTCTAATAATCAATTAGCCATAGGCTACCCTGTGCCGATTCCCGTGGACTCGTTAACAGCTGTCGATGGTTTCAGAGCTTACGATAGTTTACATAGCCAACATCAGTCCTTGGCTATCACCCATGCTGAAGTGCGGAGTAGTGTCATCGGGCAAACGCACAATAACCGCGATATTTATGTCTATCGTTTTGGCGACAGCGATAATCAAACCAATGATGGTCTTACAGAACCTGCGTTTCTAATTAACGGCACGATTCATGCCCGAGAGTGGCAGAGTCCTGAAGTGGTTACCGAACTGATGGAGCAGTTAACCGAGAAAAAAGACGACCAAAGTGTGGTGGAATATTTATTAGATAACACCAATATCATTATCCTGCCGGTTATGAATATTGATGGTTTTTTACAGACTCAGCGTTTCCCAACACAAGTAACTCAGTCGCCAGGCACTAATGCAGGATCAACACCGGGTCAAAAATTTTCTCAGCCACGAGATGGACGTATGCGACGTAAAAATATGCCAAATGTTGACGAGGTTTTATCGACAGAAGGCGACCGCTTAAGAGGTGTTGATTTAAATCGTAACGGTACAGCTTTCTTTGGTGTTCAACCGGGCAATAGCGATCCAGACAGTTTGATTTATGGTGGTGTGTCGGCCCAGTCTGAACCTGAAACTCAAGCGTTATTGGCGGCGGCTCAGTTAGGGCCAAGGAACCGATTACGTTTTTATCAGGATACCCATTCTTTCTCGAGAGTGTTATTCGTGCCACAGCCAAATAATAGCCGAAGAAACACTATCACTAACAGTTTGGCTGCAAAATTCCAGTCTACTACCCAAGCCCAGGGTGCAAATTATTTTCCTGTGATCGATCAGGTTGGTAGCGGCATTCCGACGACCGCTGATTACTTTGCCTTTACCGACCTTATTCCAACTTGGACGCTTGAAATAGAACCTCCTCAGGGTTTCTCCGGCGAACCTAATGGCGGTGCTTTTTATGGTGGCACAGGGGCGAGTCACTCTGGTTTCATTATGCCGGATAGTGAAATTAATCGCACTCGTAATCAGCTGGCTCCTGCGCAAATTTTAATGTTCTATCATCAAGCTGGACCTGCTCACGTCAAAGAAGTTCGGTTGGTTAATAGTGAGGGCAATGATGTCTATTCGGCTACTTGGAGCGGTGGGACATCTAGAAGCTTGAATGTCGCGACCAACAACACCCTCGAAGGCGGTGAAAGCTATAGCTTGTATGTCAGCTTTAACAAGCCCATGCGAGTTAGAAACACGGCTGGAAATATTGCTCAATACACGGGGCAGTCAGTCAGCTTATCGCCAACCGTAACCATTACCGGTAATGGCGGAAGTGGCAACTTTACACGTTCAATCAACACCACTAATAGCAGTTGGCTGAACCAGGACGTGGATGGATTTACTTTTTCACAATATCATGACGATGCTTTCAAAGTAGACTTTACATTACCAACGGATATCCCTGTCAGCACCAATACCGGCACTACGGACATGAGTATCAACATCTCAGTGCAAGACTTGGCTGGATTAGAATTAGATGCCAACCCTGCCACAGCTGTTGATTGGAGCGGGGGGGCTTGGACTAATTATGAAAGCTCAAGCGGTCAGTCCGGTATTACTGGTGGTACTGATTCTTCTTATAATATAAAAGTTTCGAATCAGAACTTAACTCTATCCGAGCCGCAGTCTAGCGGTGGCGGTGGAGGAAGTGTCCCTTGGGCATTACTAGTACTACTGGGTTTGTGCGGTTTAAGACGCTTTAATCCAAGCTCTCATTAA
- a CDS encoding DMT family transporter, translating to MKLLMSTGVLYALCVLIWGSTWFAIEYQLDGVAHEYSTFYRFALAALLLWLYCLVKKLPLKFNLLQHLWLVLLGVCMFSLNYMLLYHAQEYLSSAMASVIFSSVLIVNIINSRIFFKTPITLRLAIGSTLGLIGMVFIFWDELNNFSLENTAILGLTLAILGVLAASIGNLVSVQTQKYDLPVIQMNTYGMAYGAIFSLLVGLAQGKEITYNLSASYNISLVYLALFGSVFAFGCYLTLLRRIGVHKASYAVVLFPAVALIISTLFEGFQWTWTVATGIALIALGNVFVINRKDLRKP from the coding sequence ATGAAGTTGTTAATGTCTACGGGCGTGTTGTACGCGCTGTGTGTTTTAATCTGGGGAAGTACTTGGTTTGCTATTGAGTACCAACTGGATGGAGTAGCGCACGAATACTCGACTTTCTATCGTTTCGCCTTAGCGGCTCTACTTTTATGGCTTTATTGCTTAGTTAAGAAGCTTCCGCTCAAATTTAACCTACTTCAGCACTTGTGGTTAGTCTTATTGGGCGTTTGCATGTTCAGCTTAAATTATATGTTGTTGTACCATGCACAAGAGTACCTTAGCTCCGCCATGGCTTCGGTGATATTTTCCTCCGTCTTAATCGTCAATATCATCAACTCAAGGATTTTCTTTAAAACACCGATTACTCTCAGGCTGGCAATAGGCTCTACCTTAGGCTTGATTGGCATGGTCTTTATATTTTGGGATGAACTGAATAACTTTAGTTTAGAAAACACAGCGATTTTGGGACTAACGTTGGCAATACTTGGCGTCCTCGCTGCCTCAATTGGTAACCTGGTCTCTGTGCAGACACAAAAATACGATTTACCGGTGATCCAGATGAATACCTACGGTATGGCTTATGGTGCCATATTTAGCTTGCTTGTAGGCTTGGCTCAGGGTAAAGAAATCACCTATAACCTATCAGCGTCTTATAACATCAGCTTGGTTTATTTGGCGCTATTTGGCTCAGTATTTGCGTTTGGCTGCTACCTAACCTTACTCCGACGAATTGGCGTCCATAAAGCATCTTATGCCGTGGTATTGTTCCCAGCGGTAGCTTTGATTATTTCGACATTATTTGAAGGGTTTCAATGGACCTGGACGGTCGCAACAGGCATCGCTTTAATTGCTTTAGGAAACGTTTTCGTTATTAATCGCAAGGATCTTAGGAAGCCCTAA
- a CDS encoding BaiN/RdsA family NAD(P)/FAD-dependent oxidoreductase: MQERDVIIIGAGAAGLMCAISAGSRGKSVAVLDHANKVGKKILMSGGGRCNFTNYYTEPTNFLSGNEHFCKSALSRFTQWDFIGLVEKHGIPYHEKKLGQLFCDNKAKDIVNMLLVECEAVNSEVRTHCSVEKVERQGSGFLLSTNQGKWTCSSLVIATGGLSIPTMGATGFGYDIARQFGLKTLDTTAGLVPFTLTPNLLEQFEGLSGTSADASVSCNGTHFRENILFTHRGLSGPSILQISSYWRPGDTVEINLFPDIDLYEHLKLQQKERPKSHINTILAETLTKKLADRLADLWFSEMKDKPLAELSNDALQTVATQCQSWQLKPTGTEGYRTAEVTLGGVDTDEVSSKTFESKKVPGLYFIGEVLDVTGHLGGFNFQWAWASGHACGQEL; this comes from the coding sequence ATGCAAGAAAGAGACGTTATTATTATTGGTGCAGGCGCTGCTGGGCTTATGTGTGCCATTAGCGCTGGAAGTCGCGGCAAATCCGTGGCTGTGCTTGATCATGCCAACAAAGTCGGCAAAAAGATTCTAATGTCAGGTGGTGGTCGTTGTAACTTTACCAACTACTATACCGAGCCAACAAACTTTCTTTCGGGCAACGAACATTTTTGTAAGTCTGCACTAAGTCGCTTTACTCAATGGGACTTTATTGGCTTGGTTGAAAAGCATGGTATTCCTTACCACGAGAAGAAACTTGGGCAGCTATTTTGTGATAACAAAGCAAAAGATATTGTGAATATGCTACTGGTGGAATGTGAAGCGGTTAATTCTGAAGTCAGGACTCATTGCTCGGTAGAGAAAGTAGAACGACAGGGAAGTGGGTTTTTATTAAGTACTAACCAAGGAAAGTGGACATGTAGCTCGTTGGTCATCGCGACAGGGGGGCTTTCTATACCAACTATGGGGGCGACTGGCTTCGGTTATGATATTGCTCGCCAGTTTGGTCTCAAGACGCTAGACACAACCGCTGGATTGGTGCCTTTTACTCTAACGCCTAATCTTCTAGAGCAGTTTGAAGGGTTGTCTGGAACGTCTGCGGATGCTTCGGTCAGTTGTAATGGTACCCACTTTAGAGAAAACATTTTGTTTACTCATCGAGGACTGAGTGGGCCATCAATTCTACAAATTTCTTCTTACTGGCGGCCGGGTGATACCGTTGAAATTAATTTGTTTCCTGATATTGATCTCTATGAGCATTTAAAACTACAGCAAAAGGAACGCCCCAAAAGTCATATTAATACCATCCTAGCAGAGACCCTGACTAAGAAGTTAGCAGATAGGCTCGCAGATCTTTGGTTTTCAGAGATGAAAGACAAGCCGCTAGCAGAGCTGTCCAACGATGCTTTACAGACGGTTGCTACTCAATGCCAATCTTGGCAACTAAAGCCCACAGGAACGGAAGGTTACCGTACTGCCGAGGTGACTTTGGGCGGTGTCGACACGGATGAGGTGTCTTCAAAAACATTCGAATCCAAAAAAGTACCTGGTTTGTACTTTATTGGTGAAGTGCTTGATGTAACTGGTCATTTGGGAGGCTTTAACTTCCAATGGGCGTGGGCTTCAGGCCACGCTTGTGGGCAAGAATTATAA
- a CDS encoding M90 family metallopeptidase — translation MVPLYIFLVLCAGLIAWIATSSFRRRKKRQEIANQPFPKEWRQILRKNLSFFYKMPADLQLQLKNKMKIFLSEKQFTGHQGQDITDEVRVTIAAQACLLLLNRNTDFYPFLQTIAVYPAAFITNRAMQDTSGVHQRDSRVILGESWNRGKVILSWKDSASGGADFEDGHNLVIHEFAHQLDGESGTTNGAPPLGKSQSYDKWSQVLSSEFEQLRQQAQRGESTLIDQYGATNPAEFFAVSSEVFFERPEELKGKHPALYHELQQFYSVDPASWS, via the coding sequence ATGGTCCCTTTATACATATTTTTGGTGTTATGTGCAGGCTTAATCGCATGGATTGCGACATCAAGTTTCCGTCGCCGTAAAAAAAGACAAGAGATAGCCAACCAGCCCTTCCCTAAAGAGTGGCGCCAGATCTTGCGAAAAAATCTCAGCTTCTTCTACAAGATGCCAGCAGATCTCCAGTTACAACTAAAGAATAAAATGAAGATCTTTCTGTCTGAAAAGCAGTTCACTGGACATCAAGGGCAGGACATAACGGATGAAGTGCGGGTGACTATAGCGGCCCAAGCTTGTTTATTATTGTTAAACCGCAATACGGACTTTTATCCCTTCTTGCAGACTATAGCCGTTTATCCTGCGGCATTTATCACTAATAGAGCCATGCAAGATACTTCAGGAGTTCATCAGCGCGACTCTCGAGTCATACTCGGTGAGTCATGGAACCGAGGCAAGGTCATCTTATCTTGGAAAGACTCTGCCAGCGGTGGCGCAGACTTTGAAGACGGTCATAACTTAGTGATTCACGAGTTTGCCCACCAGCTTGATGGCGAGTCTGGCACAACCAATGGCGCTCCACCGCTGGGCAAGTCTCAGAGTTATGACAAATGGTCACAAGTATTATCATCAGAGTTTGAACAACTACGCCAGCAAGCCCAGCGTGGTGAATCGACTCTGATCGATCAATACGGCGCGACCAATCCTGCCGAATTTTTTGCCGTTTCTAGCGAGGTGTTCTTCGAGCGACCTGAAGAATTGAAGGGAAAACACCCAGCTCTATATCACGAGCTCCAGCAGTTTTATAGCGTCGATCCTGCAAGTTGGTCATGA
- a CDS encoding AbgT family transporter — MNNDNAQPTGAIARFLNGIERVGNKLPDPAIIFLVAMITIWILSWLFSGVDFSAIDPRTGDPIVIKNLLTGDSLANFLSTMVKTFTGFAPLGVVLVAMLGVGVAEHSGYINTGIKLMLKRTPKALLTPMIILVGIVSHTATDAGYVLVIPLAGVIFYAMGRHPLAGIAAAFAGVSGGFSANFIPSGIDPLLQSFTQSSAQIIEEGMQVNPLNNYFFTSISSVFIILVGWYITDKIIEPRLQKTKVDGETDDLPEFDIVTKEEKRSFIIATTVMIAGLGLLAWASLIDDSPLSHEGSLTNFSAPLMQSIVPLIFLLFWIPGAIYGFASGTFKKSKDMIDAMTKAMGGMAYYVVMAFFCALFISAFAQSNLGALLAIEGAQVLKALSLPSGVTIVGIIFLTAFVNLFVGSSSAKWALLAPIFVPMLMQLGISPDLTQAAYRVGDSSSNIITPLMPYFPLVVVYCQKYVKDTGIGTLIAMMLPFSIAFLIGWSLFLLAYWGLGIPLGVQSSYTFG, encoded by the coding sequence ATGAATAACGATAATGCGCAACCAACAGGTGCTATAGCTCGTTTTTTGAACGGCATTGAGCGCGTTGGTAACAAGCTTCCTGATCCAGCCATTATATTCTTAGTGGCGATGATCACGATTTGGATTTTATCTTGGCTTTTCTCAGGCGTTGATTTTTCAGCGATCGATCCAAGAACTGGTGACCCCATTGTCATCAAAAACCTGCTAACGGGTGACTCGCTGGCCAACTTCTTATCGACCATGGTCAAAACCTTTACCGGCTTTGCGCCTCTAGGAGTGGTGTTAGTGGCTATGTTAGGTGTTGGTGTCGCTGAACACTCTGGTTATATTAATACCGGCATTAAATTGATGTTAAAGCGCACACCAAAAGCACTATTAACCCCAATGATTATCCTTGTGGGTATTGTTAGCCACACGGCAACTGACGCAGGTTATGTGTTAGTTATTCCATTGGCTGGTGTGATTTTCTACGCCATGGGGCGTCACCCTTTAGCGGGTATTGCGGCGGCATTTGCGGGCGTCAGTGGTGGTTTCAGCGCAAACTTTATCCCTTCTGGTATTGATCCACTATTACAAAGCTTTACTCAAAGCTCTGCTCAGATTATTGAAGAAGGCATGCAGGTAAACCCGTTAAATAACTACTTCTTCACCTCGATTTCCAGCGTATTCATTATATTAGTCGGTTGGTATATTACTGACAAAATCATTGAGCCACGCCTACAAAAAACGAAAGTTGATGGTGAAACGGATGATTTACCAGAGTTCGATATCGTTACAAAAGAAGAGAAGCGCTCTTTCATTATAGCAACAACAGTGATGATCGCTGGTCTTGGACTATTAGCTTGGGCATCGTTAATTGATGATTCTCCGCTAAGCCATGAGGGCTCACTGACTAACTTCAGTGCTCCTTTGATGCAATCAATCGTTCCACTAATTTTCTTGCTGTTCTGGATTCCTGGCGCGATATACGGCTTCGCTTCGGGCACGTTCAAAAAGTCTAAAGACATGATTGATGCGATGACTAAAGCGATGGGTGGCATGGCGTATTACGTTGTCATGGCATTCTTCTGTGCTTTATTTATTTCAGCATTTGCTCAGTCCAATCTTGGTGCTTTATTGGCGATTGAAGGCGCTCAGGTACTAAAAGCCTTATCGCTTCCGAGTGGTGTCACTATCGTCGGTATTATCTTCTTGACCGCTTTTGTGAATCTGTTTGTAGGTTCTTCATCGGCAAAGTGGGCGCTGCTCGCTCCAATTTTCGTACCGATGCTAATGCAGCTGGGTATTTCTCCAGACTTAACGCAGGCCGCGTACCGTGTGGGTGACTCAAGTTCAAACATCATTACACCATTAATGCCTTACTTCCCATTAGTCGTGGTTTATTGTCAGAAGTACGTTAAAGACACAGGAATTGGGACCTTGATTGCGATGATGTTACCGTTCTCAATTGCCTTCCTAATCGGCTGGAGTTTGTTCTTGTTGGCGTACTGGGGGCTGGGTATCCCATTAGGTGTTCAATCTAGCTATACCTTCGGATAA